A single region of the Hyphomicrobiales bacterium genome encodes:
- a CDS encoding Uncharacterized zinc protease-like protein y4wB → MMTVRESSAASRAVQRVVSPGGIEAWLVEEHAIPLIAMEVAFLGGAAQDADGKAGTAALMAGLLDEGAGELTGDQFQERLADRAIELHFNADRDSWHGALKTLTRHADEAFDLFRLALTRPRFDTDAVERVREQILAGLRHEAKDPDSLANRAFFTEACGGHPYAHPVRGTIESLGTVSRDDVGALHKHGFSRGNLYVAVVGAIDADTLGKRLDQLFSDLPAGAELAPVSPLTLGNLGKHAIVDIDVPQSVVRFGLPGLARQDPDYMAGYIANHILGGGTFTSRLFQEVREKRGLAYSVWTSLHPLRQCPLFMGGTATKNERAGEALSVIKSEIDRLVKDGASEEEFGKAKQFLIGSYALHFDTSTKIARQLVHIAIDGLGIDYIDRRNALVEAVTMDDLNRAAKRLFGSGDPLVVVAGRPIGL, encoded by the coding sequence ATGATGACCGTTCGTGAATCCTCCGCCGCCTCGCGCGCCGTGCAACGGGTTGTTTCGCCCGGCGGCATCGAGGCCTGGCTTGTCGAGGAACATGCCATTCCGCTCATCGCCATGGAGGTCGCATTCCTCGGTGGCGCGGCGCAGGACGCAGACGGCAAGGCGGGCACCGCCGCGCTGATGGCCGGCCTTCTCGACGAAGGCGCGGGCGAACTCACCGGCGACCAGTTCCAGGAGCGCCTGGCGGATCGCGCCATCGAGCTCCATTTCAACGCCGATCGCGACAGCTGGCACGGCGCCCTCAAGACCTTGACGCGGCACGCGGACGAGGCCTTCGACCTGTTCCGTCTTGCCCTCACCCGGCCGCGCTTCGACACCGACGCGGTGGAGCGCGTGCGCGAACAGATCCTTGCCGGCCTCCGCCACGAGGCGAAGGACCCCGACAGCCTTGCGAACCGCGCCTTCTTCACCGAAGCCTGCGGCGGGCATCCCTACGCGCATCCCGTACGTGGCACGATCGAGAGCCTGGGGACCGTCAGCCGGGACGATGTAGGCGCCCTGCACAAGCATGGTTTCTCACGGGGCAATCTCTACGTCGCCGTCGTCGGCGCGATTGATGCCGATACCCTCGGCAAGCGTCTTGACCAGCTTTTCAGCGACCTGCCGGCCGGGGCTGAACTCGCGCCGGTCAGCCCGCTCACCCTCGGCAATCTCGGCAAACATGCCATCGTCGACATCGACGTGCCGCAATCCGTGGTGCGCTTCGGCCTGCCCGGGCTCGCGCGGCAGGATCCGGACTACATGGCCGGCTATATTGCCAACCACATTCTCGGTGGCGGCACCTTCACCTCCCGCCTGTTCCAGGAGGTGCGCGAGAAGCGCGGCCTCGCCTACAGCGTGTGGACATCACTCCATCCGCTGCGCCAATGCCCCCTCTTCATGGGCGGCACGGCCACCAAGAACGAACGCGCGGGTGAAGCGCTCAGCGTCATCAAGAGCGAGATCGACCGTCTGGTGAAGGATGGCGCGAGCGAGGAGGAATTCGGCAAGGCGAAGCAGTTCCTCATCGGCTCTTATGCACTGCATTTCGATACATCGACCAAGATCGCCCGCCAGCTCGTGCATATCGCGATCGACGGCCTCGGCATCGACTATATCGATCGCCGCAACGCGCTGGTGGAAGCGGTGACGATGGATGATCTCAACCGCGCGGCGAAGCGCCTTTTCGGAAGCGGGGATCCGCTCGTCGTGGTCGCCGGTCGGCCCATCGGATTGTAA
- a CDS encoding conserved exported hypothetical protein (Evidence 4 : Unknown function but conserved in other organisms), which yields MTRLDVRTWGLPVAALMLGLMASATPASAQDTSGVFMKDVLGRLGIIEEDRAPIEYRERAPLVIPPGAGNLPAPRAAANARDGNWPNDPDVAAARRAQREARQPVPVRNDSYDGRALSVDQIRAGRRAGSGAYAPGERARSCMGDNCREELLVNPDVLRNNGHAMEQKSNLAYGKEPGRNSLAEPPKGYRIPSANAPLGDGKGTPIVRESPGDIEREFIRQQAGSR from the coding sequence ATGACGCGTCTCGACGTAAGGACATGGGGACTGCCAGTCGCCGCCTTGATGCTTGGGCTCATGGCCAGTGCGACACCTGCCTCGGCGCAGGACACATCTGGCGTCTTCATGAAGGACGTCCTTGGGAGGCTCGGTATTATCGAGGAAGATCGCGCCCCGATCGAATATCGTGAGCGTGCGCCTCTCGTGATCCCGCCCGGTGCCGGCAATCTCCCGGCGCCCCGCGCCGCGGCCAACGCCCGTGATGGCAACTGGCCGAATGATCCCGACGTTGCGGCCGCCCGCCGCGCGCAGCGCGAGGCCCGGCAGCCGGTTCCTGTTCGCAATGACAGCTATGACGGCCGCGCGCTCAGCGTGGATCAGATTCGTGCTGGCCGCCGCGCCGGTTCCGGAGCGTATGCGCCAGGAGAGCGCGCCAGAAGCTGCATGGGCGACAACTGCCGCGAGGAACTCCTCGTGAATCCTGACGTGCTTCGCAACAACGGGCACGCGATGGAGCAGAAATCCAACCTCGCCTACGGAAAGGAACCGGGCCGTAACTCGCTCGCCGAACCTCCGAAGGGCTACCGCATACCGTCGGCGAATGCGCCGCTCGGTGACGGCAAGGGAACGCCTATCGTTCGCGAATCGCCAGGCGATATCGAGCGTGAGTTCATCCGGCAGCAGGCGGGTAGCCGCTAA
- a CDS encoding Uncharacterized zinc protease y4wA — protein sequence MPSTPLAGLNPAVSPSATGGGPQVSSFTLGNGLEVVVIPDRRVPVVTHMVWYCNGSADDPPLKSGIAHFLEHLMFKGTATHPAGEFSQVVASLGGQENAFTSYDYTAYFQRVAKEHLGTMMRFEADRMNGLAFDEDVVGPERDVVLEERRMRVETDPGAQLAEALSASLFVHHPYGTPIIGWMHEIEGLTRDDALDYYKRFYTPENAILVVAGDVEAEGVRALAEETYGKVPARGARPERRRPREPVLNASRRVTVTDEKVEQPYLQQSYLVPSSRSQEGRESYALELLAEILGGGQTSALYRGLVLEQEIAVSAGAYYYGSLLDAGQFVIHAAPRPGVTLEALEAAINAAVAAFLARGVSNEELERAKTRFVAEMVYAQDSQAHLARLFGSSLAIGESVEDVKLWTQRIEEVTADEIRDVGERFIHKGHAVTGYLEPRRA from the coding sequence ATGCCCTCAACACCGCTCGCCGGCCTCAATCCCGCTGTTTCCCCTTCGGCCACGGGTGGCGGCCCGCAGGTGTCTTCCTTCACCCTCGGCAATGGGCTTGAAGTCGTGGTCATCCCGGACCGGCGCGTCCCGGTGGTGACCCATATGGTCTGGTATTGCAACGGTTCAGCCGATGATCCGCCGCTGAAATCCGGCATCGCCCATTTCCTTGAGCATCTGATGTTCAAGGGCACGGCCACGCATCCTGCCGGCGAGTTCTCGCAGGTGGTGGCGAGCCTCGGCGGCCAGGAGAACGCTTTCACCTCCTACGACTACACCGCGTATTTCCAGCGGGTGGCGAAGGAGCATCTCGGCACCATGATGCGTTTCGAGGCAGACCGGATGAACGGCCTTGCCTTCGACGAGGACGTGGTCGGTCCGGAGCGCGATGTTGTGCTGGAAGAGCGGCGCATGCGCGTGGAAACCGATCCCGGCGCCCAGCTCGCCGAGGCGCTTTCGGCCTCGCTGTTCGTCCATCACCCCTATGGCACGCCCATCATCGGCTGGATGCACGAAATCGAGGGCCTGACGCGCGACGACGCACTTGACTATTACAAGCGGTTCTACACCCCGGAAAACGCTATTCTGGTCGTCGCTGGCGATGTCGAGGCGGAGGGCGTGCGCGCACTGGCCGAGGAAACCTACGGCAAGGTGCCGGCCCGCGGGGCGCGTCCTGAACGGCGTCGGCCGCGCGAGCCCGTCCTCAATGCCTCGCGGCGCGTCACGGTGACCGACGAGAAGGTCGAGCAGCCCTATCTGCAGCAGAGCTATCTCGTGCCTTCGTCTCGCAGTCAGGAGGGACGGGAGAGCTACGCGCTCGAGCTGCTGGCCGAGATCCTCGGCGGCGGTCAGACCTCGGCGCTGTATCGCGGCCTCGTGCTCGAACAGGAAATCGCCGTTTCCGCGGGCGCCTATTACTATGGCTCGCTGCTCGATGCCGGACAGTTCGTCATCCACGCCGCTCCCCGCCCGGGTGTGACGCTCGAGGCGCTTGAAGCCGCCATCAACGCGGCCGTCGCGGCCTTCCTCGCGCGCGGCGTATCCAACGAGGAGCTGGAGCGGGCCAAGACCCGCTTTGTCGCCGAGATGGTTTACGCGCAGGACAGCCAGGCGCATCTCGCACGGCTTTTCGGCTCGTCGCTCGCCATCGGCGAAAGCGTCGAGGACGTGAAGCTGTGGACCCAGCGCATCGAAGAGGTGACGGCCGACGAGATCCGCGACGTCGGCGAGCGCTTCATCCACAAGGGACACGCTGTGACCGGCTATCTTGAGCCGCGCCGCGCCTGA